gaggcaggagaaacgcttgaacccgggaggcagaggttgcagtgagccgagatcgcgccactgcactccagcctgggcgacagagtaagactccgtctcaaaaaaaaaaaaaaaagaattataataacGCTCAAATCACATAGCTGTCATCTTTAAAGACTAAAGAACCaacctgttattttaaaaacagcaaaaggccaggtgcggtggcttacgcctataatcccaacacttcgggaggccgaggtgggtggatcacctgaggtcaggagttcaaggccagcctggccaacatggcaaaaccccatctctactaaaaatgcaaaaattagctgggtgtggtggcacatgcctgtaatctcatctacttgggaggctgaggcaggagaatcacttgaacccaggaggtggaggttgcagtgagccaagaccgcgccactgcactccagcctgggtagcaagaataaaactcagtctcaaaaaaaaaaaaaaaaatcatgaaacaaTCATGTAAATTTGAACAGACTAGAGATTTGACAATATTAAGAAATGATccactgggcgcagtggctcatgcctgtaatctcagcactttgggaggctggggcaggcggatcacctgaggtcgggagttcgagcccagcctgaccaacacggagaaatcccgtctctactaaaaacacaaaattagccgggtgtggtggcccatgcctgtaatcccagctactcaggaggctgaggcaggacaatcacttgaacccgggaggcggaggctgcgtgagctgagatcgcaccattgcactccagcctgggcaacaagagtgaaactccatctttaaaaaaaaaaaaaaagaaaaagaaatgatcaacttttttcaatataataataatatcatgGTTATGCTCCTTTAAAATGGATTATTGCCATTTAaagatacataataaaatatttacagctGAAATTAAGTGttgttatttacttaaaatagtaTGTGCGTGGAGGAGTGTTATATTTATGGCTgtataaataaaacatgattgGCCACAGGTTGGTAACTATCAAAGCTGTGTGATAGGAATAGAATGAGggttaaacatatttttctgtatatttttgtatgtttcagatttctcattaaaaaaaaataaaggttaaaaattccaaattctcAATGAGACAAGAATTTTAGAGGTCACAGCTGAAAATAAAGCCAGCACCCCTCCCAAGTGATGTAGGAAAATAGCCTGTTCCATGGCAAGAGTGACACCGTCTTGAAACAAAATCACCACTGATACAGTTTCGATGCTGTATCTtctgaatctcatgttgaaatgcagTCCCCAGTGTTGGACCTGCTGGGTGGTGGTTAGaccatgggggtggatccctcatggatTGGTGCTGTCCTCCCAATAATGagttatgagatctggttgtttgcgtgtggcacctccccaccactctctctctcttgctcctgctcttgccatgtgatgtgcctgctcctgcttcatcAATCACCATGACTAAAAGCTTCCTGACGCCttcccagaagccgagcagatgcctGTGCTCTGCTTGTACagactgcagaaccatgagccaattgaacctcttttcttcataaattagctatcctcaggtatttttttctttttttcagacaaggtctcactctgttgtccaggcaggagtgcagtggtgcgatcatggctcactacagcccctacctcctgagctcaggtgatcctcccacctcagcctcccaggtagctagaactgactataggtgcgcaccaccaggcccagctagtgtgtgtgtgcatgtgggtagacggggtttaaccatgttgcctaggctggtctccaactcctgggctcaagcaatctgcctgccttagcctcccaaaatgctgggattacaggtgtgagccacctcgcctggccaggtatttctttagagcaatgcaagGACAAGACTATAGGCGCTCACCACAATGaccagcgtgtgtgtgtgtgtgtgtgtgtgtgtgtgtgtgtgtgtgtgtgtgtgtgtagatggggtttcaccatgttacctaggctggtctccaactcctgggctcaagcaatctgcctgcctcagcctccaaaaatgctaggattacaggcgtgagccaccttgcctggcaagAATAGCCTAATACAGCCATGACGACCAAGGAATGCATCATAGACAATCCCATAAAAGAAACAATgccagccgggcacagtgcctcacacctgtaattccaacacttttagaggccaaggcaggtagatcacttgagcttaggagttcaagaccagcctggccaacatggcaaaattccatctctactaaaaatacaaaaattagctgggtgtggtggtgcacacctgtagtcccagacactcaggaggctgaggcagaagaatcgctggaacccgggaggcagaggttgcaatgagccaagatcacgcctctgcagtccagcccgggtgacagagtgagactgtctcaaaaaaataaataaataaaaatttaaaaagtaaagatgcTTATCTAACCTCCCTTTGGTCACAAGTTTTGCAAGAGTTTTCTGCAAGATGGTCTAAGACATGCACATGTCTTTACTCTAAAAGCTTGCTATATAAAGAATACTTTCTGGAGGATGAATGCAGGGATCCACTGTCTCTTGGCTGCTTGAGACATCGCTTCTATTTGTAAGtctctattaaatgtttctttctgagaaactggatttgtcagtCTCTTTCTTTGGCTGCTCAGCTCCCTCAGCAGTTGGGAGTAGGTGTGCACAGACCTGCTCACCAACAGAACAAGTGACAATGAAACTTATGCCTTGGAACCTCAATTTTGTTCAAGTTACTTCTGTACATTTTGGCAAGGTTTGAAGGAAAGGAGTAACAACCAAATTATCTCTCAATAAGAAAAATCCAAAACTggtcaggcgtagtggctcacacctgtaatcccagcactccaaggagggcagatcacttgaggtcaggagttggagaccagcctggccaacacggaaaaaccctgtctctactaaaaatacaaaaattagcaggacgtggtggcatgtgcctgtaatcccagctattcaggaggctgaggcacgagaattgcttgaacctgggaggtggaggttgcagtgagctgaaatcacatcactgcactccagcctgagcgacagagcaagatgtctcaagaaaaaagaaaaagaaacctatcTTCATCTGCCTGCTCTTTGGGGAAAGAAGTCTGGGTTTCAGCCAAGTATGTGATTGGCACCAGGCTGGTTGAGATGACTGATGATTAGACAGCTGTTGAGAGGCTGACATTtacaaagggaaaaggaaatataaaatcagGCATCTTCTAACCATctcctttttcaatttttaataaaaagctgCTGATGATCACAAACTATGATGCCTATGGCAGGGCCTCTGACCAGTGGTGTGCACCACCTGCACCAGTTGACATGGCACCCCCACCCACTGTCTCACTGGATTCTGGCCAGGGCCCACAATCCCCAAGAGAAAGGGCAGTGCTGGGGAGTGGCTCAGGCTTCTCTCCAGGTCTCTTTCTAACACTGCACACCATGTCTGTGGAGTCTTCCTCTTTCAGATATTATTGGGATTTATTTTTAAGCTATTTCAACAGTAGTGCTAATTTGACAAGCACCCGAGAGAGGCCTGACTGATTTGTGGTTAACAAGCAAGCTTTATTTGTGATGGATACTCAGCGTGGGTGCTGGTCCTTATTGAGGTCTGTGGCCTCATCCAGATGTGGTCTACACTCCGCTCCTCCTGGGAGCCAGGTGTTTTCCCAGGCTGTACCCTcagtcactttggaaagccaGCTTTCGTTTCTAATCTCCATGATGCACCACCAGAACTTTCCTCAAATACCCAGTAGCATTATGTACATCTAGCACCcagaattttagttttgttttttttttgagatggagtcttgctctgtcgcccacattggagtgcagtggtaccatctcggctcgctgcaacctccacctcctgggttcaagcaattctcctgcctcagcctcctgagtagctgggattacaggtgtgcgccaccacacccagctaatttttgtatttttagtaaagacagggttttgccaggctggtctcaaacacctgacctcgtgatccacctgcctcagcattccaaagtgctgggattgcaggcatgagcccccgcgccAGGCCTACAATCTTAGTTTCTAAATATCATTCTCCAACATAAAGAACcaaggctccttggagaaatggcagaTAGCAGGACTGGGGAAAAACAAGTACTAGATGAGCGTGGTACActttctaaaaccagaaataaagacATGCTCTGAAAAACGACAGAGGTTTGTCAAAAAGCACACAGAGTGTATTCTCCCAAAGCCCATATCTGGGACAACTTGAGCGACAAAATAAATGACACTGTGCATTATAGCCCATAGAGTAAATGTCCATGCATctatactaatataaataaataattgattaaataaatacatggggAAGAAGGAATAGCTCTTCCTTACGGTAGAATACCAATTAACAAGTGAAGGAAGGATGGCAATAGAAAATTaccatttgaggccaggtgtggtggctcacacctgtaatcccagaattttgggaggccaaggtgggaggcagatcacttgagtcaggagtttgagaccagactgagcaacatggtgaaacactgtctctaccaaaaatataaaaatcaaccaggggtggcagcaggcacctgtagtcccagctactggggaggccgaggagggaggatcccttgagccagggaggcagaggttgcaatgagccgagatcataccactgcactccagcctaggtgacagagtgagaccccatctcataaaaacaaaaaagaaaagaaaatcaccatttgtagccaggcgtggtggctcacacctgtaatcccaacaatttgggaggctgagacgggtggatcgcttgagctgagaagttctagaccagcctggccaacctggtgaaacctcatctctactaaaaatacaaaaattagctgggcttggtggcacacgcctgtggtcccagctacttgggaggctgaggaaggaggattgctggatcccaggaggcagaggttgcagtgagccaggatcacaccactgcactccagtcaccATTTGCCAAGCGTAACTGTTGCAGGCAAGAATCACCAATGGATGTTACTATTTTTGAGCAAAAGTATGATGAGAAATAGAATATCTGCATAATCTCAAAGTGTCTACCCACAAGATACTTactaattacaaagagaaaaatagtagCTTTACAATGAAGAGAGTTGGCAGACACCACTTCAAAACTGATCACCAAAAATGAGGCCTACTGATATATTCTTCCTAACATCAGGTGCAGAGAAGAATATAACACAACAACTACAgttgccaaaaatgcataacctaAATTTAATCATAAGGAAGCATCAGACAAATCCAAACTGAGGGACATCTTAACAAAATAATTGGCCACTCTTTTTCAAAAGTGTCAGAGTCAGAAAATATTCCAGATTAGAGAAGACTTAACAATTAGATGCAATTTAGGAACCTGAACTGGATCACAGATCAGAAAAAAGACGTCATTGTGACAACAGATTAATTAACTATATGATATCAACATTAACTTGCTGATTCTGATCATTATAGTTACGTAAACCATTAACATTAGGAGCTGGGTGAAGAACACAGGAGAACTCTGCATACTATTTttgccacatttttttctaagtataaaattattttgaaataaaaagtaaattaaaaaaaaaaggggggcaggtgcagtggctcacgcctgtaaacccggcactttgggaggctgaggtgggcagatcacccaaggtcaggagttcaagaccagcctgaccaacatggagagaccctgtctctattaaaaatacaaaattagctgggtgtggtggtgcattcctgtaatcccggctactcgggaggctgaggcaggagaaacacatGAAtctgcccagcactttgggaggccgaggcaggtggatcacgaggtcagaagttcaagaccagcctggccaatacggtgaaacccccgtctccactaaaaatacaaaaattagccaggcatggtggcccgtgtctgtagtcccagctacttgggaggctgaggcaaaaggatcacttgaacccgggaggaggaggttgcagtgagctgagatcacaccactgcactccagcctgggcgacagagcaagactccgtccccctcaacccaaaaaaaaaaaaaaccaaaaaactttccTTTGTGTTTTATACTGCATGGCCTGGAGACCTCTGCAAAGCTCCCTAAGGTCATGGGAAGGAAATCACCTACAAATTCCAAAGTGTGCTATCCCAGGGCAGCAGGCAAAGTCCCAGGCAGCAAATTCAAGCATGTGGGCACATCCTCCAGCCTCTCATCCTATCCCAGGATCTTTCCAGATAACCGCTCCCTGATACCATGGCAGAGTTCCTGGGGGGAGAGTGCACAGCACTGCAAAAAGGCAGTGCTCTTGCAGGAGAAACTACAGCAGCGAAGAGGAATGAGAGTAAATCAGCCCCGTAACAATGGTCTCTTCAGATCATCTATAGCCAAGCTATAAGACGACATCTCCAGAGGATAGGAACCATGTGTGCCCAGTCACTTGTGTGCACTGCACACCCAGCACAGGTCTGCACTTGGTAGATCCTCCCtctaataaatatctgttggaaaggaaaaaaggaagaaagaaaaaaaatgaatggcaaaactgaaaaattcatagTGCCATTTAACTACACACTTAAAGATGTTAAGTTTTATATGTATatcttaccacaatttttttttttttttggagacagagtctctctctgtagcccaggctggagtgcagtggtgcgatctcagctcactgcaacctctgtctcctgggttcaagcgattctcatgcctcagcatcccaagtatctgggactacaggcacgcaccatcatgcctggctaatttttgtatttttattagagatggggttttgccatgttgcccaggctggtctcaaactcctgacctcaagcaatccacccacctcagcctcccaaagtgctgggatcacaggcatgagtcactgcatccgactcttttttttttttttcttttgagatggagtttcgctcttcttgcccagggtgcagtgcaatggcaccaccttggctcaccacaacctctgcctcccaggttcaagcgattctcctgcctcagcctcccaagtagctgggattacaggcatgcgcccaccaggcgcagctaatttttatgtttagtagagacagggtttctccacgttggtcaggctggtctcaaacttccgacctcaggtgatttgcctgcctcagcctcccaaagtgttgggattacaggcgtgagccaccacgcccggcccacaatttttaaaaactgaaattcagtACATGCCCTTGACCCTAACATCACTATATAAAACATCTTCCCCAGGTTTGGAAGACCCACCAATATGAGTGGAAAAAAACAAGGGTGTATTCTAAAAGGGAATAATTCCTTCTAGGCACTTTGAAAAGCACCCAGGAATTGAGGCAGACTACCATGCTATCATGCCAAGTGATGGTCAAGAACTAACAAGCCTATTACATCTGTGGCCAGAAGGCCTGGGGAAAGTGCAGCCTCAGGAGCCACCTTGCAGTTACACCCACAGGGTCTCAGTGTCCCTAAGCAGCAGGAAGCTGGGAGAAGGACTTCCATGCCTGAAGAAATGAGGCTGGCAACAGTGACCAGTTAGGCCCTGCTTCCAAATGTCACCCACTCCCGTTTGGTCATAGCCACTTACATCACCAGCAGCCTAACTCACATGAAATGGCTATTACTGAACAGAAATCCTGCAACCTCCATGGCAGAAACTAGGAGAACACTAACAAAATGCAGAATCTTATTACAAAACACGGCTAAACACTGGTCTGAATCCTCTATTAGAAAGTGAGCTCCTTGGCGGGTAACAATCATGGCCTGGGCACCCTTAGATCTCCAGATGGGCACAGGGCCAAGCACAGGTGGCACTTAGAAATCGTTTGTTGGGTAAACACCAGTCCTGAATTAGGAAGTGCTCATTATAGCATAGTCTGTTAGTGCATAGATGTGGATACGACCCCTGGGACCAAATCAAAACCAGAGGACTTAAATCGCCAGGTCTCGGAGACCATATTTTAGGTGCTGTCAGCCCCCAAAACATTTTGTCACAAAGGGCTTCCACCACCTGCAACATCAGAGAACATCCTTGTGGAGAAAACAGATGAAACTCTTACCCAGTGTTAGGTGAGAAGGATGAATCGAAGGTCAGCTTCAGTCCACGTGCAAGctgaacagaaaagaaatttgcCACTAGATTTAGTCACAAGGCAGGCTGGCAGATGCGAATTAATAAATCCACATCTTTTCACAGCAGCCATTACCTGATCTTCCACAGTAATCTCGGTGCCTAGTGTATTGTCGGTATTCCATTTCTCTGTAAACGTCAGGCCGTACTCAGTCCATCTGTACTTGGTTTCCAGACTGCCCGTCACTTTGGTGGTCTCAGTGTTGGCTGAGCCTGAGCTTGTAAATTCCttcaaaggagagagaagagtcacAGCCTGCACCATAGCACTCACTTGGCTTCACTTCACTCCTAAACACTATACTTGCCTTTCTGCAAGAGGCAAGACCCTGAATGTGGGGGGGCCAAGGCTAACTCTACAATTCAAATAGATATTTAAAGTACAGATGGGAGTAAAGGAGCCTGCTATGTAAAGAAATCTTATGGGGAATTTGTTGTCAGCAGAcagcttccttcctccctgtAACTCTTCAGTCTGGACAGGAAAGCATCTCCCTTCCATCCTGGCTCCAGGGCAGTACAGAGAAAAAGCACTGAGCTAAAGCTGACACAGCGGTAATTCAAACCCAAAACTTCTTTCTTCCAACAATTACTGCACACATAATTTCAAAGGGACTACTAAGATTACTTTAAAAACACTTATGTGGTTGAATGCAGgtgaatttgaaaataagaagCACAAGGAAAACTAAAACTGAGACCTGACCCATTCTCCTCTATTACCCGCTGCTGAACTGGGGGCCTACTGGCATGGTTCCCCTGGACCACCCATCATGCAGAAAATGGAATGAATGTGAAAACCACAAAAACTgccagaataaaaaaaaaaaagtaccttctTTTGGCTTTGCGGGCCAGGTCACGACAGTTATTTGTTGATCTACAACAAATTCCCACGTTCCATACAATGGtcactatttgggtaatgggtacactagaagcccaaacctcaccattacacaatacatccatgtaacaaacctgcacatgtacaccctgaatctaaaatcttttttaaaaataaaaataagccaggcgcagtggctcatgcctataattccagcactttgggaggccaaggtgggcggatcacctgaagtcgggagttcaagaccagcctgaccaacatggaaaaaccccgtctctattaaaaatacaaaattagccgagcatggtggcgggtgcctgtaatcccagctactcggtaggctgaggtaggagaatcgcttgaacccaagaagtggaggttgtggtgagctgagatcacgccattgtactccagcctgggcgacaagagcaaaactccatctcaaaaataaataaataaaataaaataaaaataaataaatactcatgTTCCATGTGGGTTGGACAACTTACCAATCCATTCtcagattttgttttcaaatcaagCTTTATTAAGCCAAATCctaaagaaagaagaagacaACTGTCAATAGGTTAAATAACTAGAGAAcagcacctctgcctccctcatggTTGCTTCaggatgcttttttaaaaagaagcacacTCCTGCCACAGGGGCTGAGGGCACCCAGTCTCTGCTGCTGCTCGTGGGGGGAGCTCTCAGCTGCCATGGAACAGCAGCAGACAGAATGGGCACCCCCACCTGGGTCCCACCTGCACTCCCAGCAGGGTCTGATAAGAAGACACCTGACAGCTGGCAAAGACACAGTTACTGGGCCTCGTGGGCATGTGCCTAAGCACAGGCTAAATATAGAAGCCGCGCTCCACTGCAGCAGCTTCCACAGGGCTGCTCCAcacttggaaaagaaaacaagaataccCACTTGACAGCACCAATGCAGGAGCCTGTCCAACTGGGTGCACAACCAAAGTTGCTACAATTGCCACACAAATGAAAGCTTCTTTTTTCCCTCACGTGAAAGTTCAGAACAGCTGACCTACCCAGGTCTCCTAAACAGTTATCGGTAAAGTCTCAAACATGCCAACTCAGTCTGTGAGCTGAAAGGCACCCCCTCTCTGCAACACTCACCATAGCCCTTGGTGAAGACATCCCTGGCAGATTTGCCAAGATCGGCATACGTGGGTGGCACAGCCATCTTCTGCTATGATAAAAGAATCACCAGAATAAATGCATTGATAATTAGGGAAATTAGCTTTCCATCAATAACAATTATTAGATGTAATTAGCAACCAATAAAAATCACCTAGCACTAAGACTACCAGGTAGCTTATCCTCCCAGATGGGCCAAGAAGCCCTTGCTGTCTTGTCCTTCATTTTGTGGCCAGAGCTTGAGACACTCAATGAGTCTTTGTTGACAGATGATCAACAATTTAGACCTCTCCTCCTCAGCATCCCCAGGACTGAGCCCAGGCCCAGAACAGAGTAGGAGTCAGGAAATATTTGCTTAATGAATAAACTGTCAAAGACACATTCCCATGAGCCAGTGACTTTACTGAATTGTAGGACTGTTGCCAATAAAACATATCATCTTACAAAATGTCAGCTACTAGGACATTAAATGTACCGAATAGAAATCAGAGCTTTTCATGGGAACATCATTTTCCATGTGGCtctgatttcattcattcaacaaatatttatggagtacctactatatgccaggatGGGCCCAACTTTTCACAAAACTTTTGGACTTTATGGGAACCCACTTCATATTTCTCATAGAGAATACAGTAAAACCAAACCAGTTTGGCAGCTCTTCacatggaaaaaacccaaatacaTCCTCCAaatacattaaacaaatatttattgagctccagtgtaactttatttttaaaaccaaccATCAAAGGACTACTTGGGATTGCTGCATATCACTAagtcaatcaacaaacatttattaagcacctcgGTGTTCAAGGAAGGAGAGTAACTCAAATAGTCTTTGCCCTAAGGACCACACTGCATTCCTGGAAGGCTTTGCTTTGGCATGCTGTATATGCTGTGTACACAGGATTAATATCCTAATCTGGGACTGTACATGGTGTGCTCTGCCCAGGAGGAGAGGGGGTCATGCATGAGAAAGCCTCATCTCCTGCACCTTCTCCATCCCCAGAATCATTAGTCTCAACCAGAAGGACCATTCCATTcgttttaaaatacagtataccTAAATTATCAAAATTCATCTGCATATATACCATCTGAagttacatgtatatatattcacacaaataaacacatatatgacATGCTCCTGGCATGTCATATGACATGATATGCTTCCATATCATCAATGGAAGTTGCATTCTTGGCCAAAGCTTTAACTTCAAAGGCATTGCAGGAGGCCACAGACTCACTGAGTATGTTGTA
The genomic region above belongs to Homo sapiens chromosome 5, GRCh38.p14 Primary Assembly and contains:
- the VDAC1 gene encoding non-selective voltage-gated ion channel VDAC1 isoform 5 (isoform 5 is encoded by transcript variant 17), which gives rise to MAVPPTYADLGKSARDVFTKGYGFGLIKLDLKTKSENGLEFTSSGSANTETTKVTGSLETKYRWTEYGLTFTEKWNTDNTLGTEITVEDQLARGLKLTFDSSFSPNTGYLLEGGSTKCRPVLGVQCTQVTGHTWFLSSGDVVL
- the VDAC1 gene encoding non-selective voltage-gated ion channel VDAC1 isoform 2 (isoform 2 is encoded by transcript variant 14), whose amino-acid sequence is MAVPPTYADLGKSARDVFTKGYGFGLIKLDLKTKSENGLEFTSSGSANTETTKVTGSLETKYRWTEYGLTFTEKWNTDNTLGTEITVEDQLARGLKLTFDSSFSPNTGNDGTEFGGSIYQKVNKKLETAVNLAWTAGNSNTRFGIAAKYQIDPDACFSAKVNNSSLIGLGYTQTLKPGIKLTLSALLDGKNVNAGGHKLGLGLEFQA